The nucleotide sequence GAGCTTGTGGAAATGATGACCAAGGGACATAGGCGGCTATTGATTCATTCGATATATGCTTACATCTATCTCTTGGATGCTCCTGAATCATCCGGATAATTGCTGCATTAAAATGATTTGAGCTGGATTGGAACCTATAGCCTACACATAGCCTACGTTCGTATTTTACAAATGCATTTGCGTATTAATGTAGGCCCAGCAGGTTTTTATTTGTGCTTGACTACATATTAAGTAACATACCCCCGACTGTGAAATTGTATTtagaaaaatataaatacaattaGACCCTCCGCTAAGTGATCCAAAAAGGCTACATCGTTTCCTTCCCAATTACAAGTCACTACATTCACACATGGTGTCATGAAATACATCACATTGAGAGAACAAAGCGAAGTATCGATTGATCTCAGCTACCACCGGCCTTGTTCTTCAGATAATTGgtatattttttttatctaaTGTATATTTTTCTTTAGAGAAacagaatcagagaggtgcattGAGAGGCAAATGTAATATATTAAAAGAGATGTTCTTCTATACCCATAGGCCTGGAAATCTGCTCCATACCTTTTCACCTTCTCAAAAAATCTTCCTCTTAACATTTGACTTATATTTATCTTTTGTAGTTTACCTAAAATCATGGAAAAATACTCTTTATTCTCCACAAACAGCAGCAACTGTTTATTTTCCTTCACTCCCACATTGATATGTAATAGGCTTCAAGGAATGGCAATGTCAAAACACTCCCTGTCAATGTAGGCTTGTATCAAAACCAGCAATgggtctctctgtttatcttgaACACAACTAATAGTAGGTGAGTGAGTACTTCCAGATCCACTGATGCTACAATTCAATAACACAAAAGACCCCAGGTGCATTCACATATATGACTAGAATCATGATGCTATTCTGATATAGTACTACCAGTGTTCTCATCTCAGTTGTGTTGTATTTGAGTGGATTGGTGTTGCATGACATTTAGATGCTCCGATCTGCCTCATGTCCTCTGTGCTGTTGGTCCTCTCCATCAGGGGACCCTAACTGTGTTTGGCATGTGCTGACGAGACCCAATCGCTCCCGATCAGTGGTAGATGGAAAAGGTGAGGATATGGATGGAATGGGGACATGGAACGTCTGTGTACCATCGCTTCGCTGCAAGAATGAAGCTGTATGATGGCCCCTCGAGAGGATGTCAGGGCGAAGGACCCCTCGGGTGACTCTCTTCACTCATCCTTCACTttacctctccttcactctcttgtTGCTCTAtcacaccctgcctctccacacgCTCGTACAACCCATAGGCCTAGTGTGCAGAGCAAGGACCACCTCATATATTCAATGTGAGTGGGAGAGCAAGTGAGAATTTGTGTAAAATGGAATGTGTGTAATTTAACCTCTCCATGGTACCATATCGATTGTGGTTTTCATTGTGCCTTTGGGGGATGTCACAAAAGCTTATATGGAAATGCATTTCAGGATAACATTTCCTATGATTCATTGTGCACAAAAACATTATGTAGCCTAATAACTAAACCAAACTAGACAATGTAATGAATGAAACACCAGGAATTGAATGCCGAGAGCTTTATTTGCTGCTTGTTGAGTAGCTGTGTAAGGCACACAGAGTTTCTGAATATGTGGTTCAAAGGCACATCACAAGAGCTGAAGGGTACTGCTTGACTAGGTTGCAGGGTCATTCATGGTCTCATGTCTTGGTCAAAGGTCAGAGACCAGACATGAGCCGTCAGTGCAAAGCTCCAGGGGCGTGAGGGGTTAAGGGGTGAGAGGAGGTCACATGGTCATTTACGCCTATTCCTCGTCCGAGTCGTCGGCAGCGCCAGAGATTATGTAGGTTTGCTCCTTTGTGTCGCTTTCCAGTGTTTCATCCTCCGATTTAACTGTTCTAAGGGAAATAAAAAAATTACCTGGTTGAATAAGTTTCTTTACCAAAGACATGGTGTGAACAATTTTCATTGTGTTAAACATTCTGACCTAACAATGTTCTGTCCTAACAATGGTCAATGATAAACCTACAATACTCACATTATTGTTTAAGTGCAAGTTACTTTTACCTGATGAGCACCGTCCTCCTCTCCGTCATCTCCACTGCCTGCTCCTCGTGGGAGTACTCCATGGAGGCGCCGTACCCATAATCACCTGCACCTTTTCCCATGCCTCCACCATTGCCTCCAGGACCCATGGCTCCAGCACCCATGCCTTTAGCACCATTGGCTACAGCACCAATTCCTCCACCATCCATACCTCCACCCATTCCTCCAGCTCCTAGGCCTCCAGCACCCACGCCTCCAGCACCCACGCCTTTGGCTCCAATTCCTCCAGCTCCCATTCCTCCACCAATGCTTCCAGCTCCACCCCTGCCTCCTGCACCCATGCCTCCAGCTCCCATCCCTCCAGCACCCATTCCACCTAAGCTTCCAGCTCCACCCATTCCTCCACCCATTCCTCCACCACTGCCTCCAGGTCCAATGCCTCCAGCCGTGCCCACACTCATCCCAGCACTCATGGAGCTTGAGCTGCTACTCATTATGGACATGGTCCCAACCATGGTTGTGAGGCGCAAGTCCTCACCCTCAATCAGCTTCCTATGGAAACAGAGAAAAGTCGTATCAATGGATCAGAATCAAGAATATATGACATTACCACAAATTTGCTCTTCTAAAGGTTATTTACATGCTCTATTTGATCCTATCTAAATCCATTGCACTAAACCTCACCTGTAAGTTGTGATCTCAATCTCCAGAGCCATTTTCATGTTCAGAAGGTCCTGGTATTCACGCAGGTGCAGAGCGATTTTAGACTTGGTGGATTTCAGCTCCTCCTTCAGGGCCTCAATTCTTGCCTGTGACGTCAAAAGAGCCAGCTTGAGTTTACACCTTAGTAGGCTACAGATGAAAGGTTTAACACCAACCTTTCATATGTACCCTACTTGGATTTGGGTACAATCAATTCAGATATTTAATGGTTGAGTTCTGTAGTAAACCGGACTGAGGTAAGGTTCATGAATAACTGGACCCTCCCACCTTCTGATCGAACGTGCTCACCTGAAGGTCCTCCAGCTCTTTCTTGTACTTTTCCTGTGCTTCACGAATTTGTGCCTCCAGAGCCTCATTCTTGGTCTTCAAAGCTTCCAGGCCGCGCTCTTTGTTTAGGATCTTCAAAGGTTAGGAAAAATACAATACAAATGTTTTTTTCATTCATATTTTGATTGAGGAAAATATCCATTGCCATAGGCTACAACTCTTATTTGGATATAGACTCGATAATAATAGTTCATGTGTCACATTTTACAACCATGTAGGAATATCTTTATCAAATAGCCTAACTTACATCCTTCTTGGCGCCAGCAACTTCTTCCCTGACACTTCGAACTATATCCACATGTTTCGTCGTCTTGTTGTTCAGGTCTTCAAATTTACTTTTATACCAGGAATCCATTTCCTATAACATGTAGGGGCCATGAAACACATATTCTGAGGTCATGAAACACATTCACACCTTGAAATGAATGACTGCTGTATGTATATACACCAGTTAATTATAAATAGGCCTACCTGTAAATTTTTTGCCGCAATTTCGTCATACTGAGCTTGGATTTGTTTGAGAGCGCCTGAGATGTCGGGGAGGTCATAAGCGCTCTGGGCTGAGGAGTGGGCAGCATATATCATTTTCAGTAGTTCTTCAATTTCCTGAGAAAGAAAAAAGGTTCAATTAAATGGTTAAAGGGGACCTACACAGTAAAATCGCAAGGGTTAATTAAACTCTTTACAGATTGGTTTTGTTTAGAAAAAAAATGTGTGTTTAttatcaatgtacatgcaaaaacacatattgacataaaaaaaaaaaaatctgcctgcaacagagcatgctgggaaatatgacaaTGGGGCCCCTCCCACATCTGTGGAAAACTCCATAGATTTAACTCCCTTTCTCTGGTTACTCTTAATGGAGTTAAAAGTACTCCATCCCAATAAACTCCAGTTATCAACACAGGAAGCATATCACTCTCTTGAGGGTTAAGATAACTCCTAAGAGTAAAtttaaccccccaaaaaaaaaaaaaatgtaacactGTGATTTCAACTATCCTTGATTTACTGTTTATCATTTTGTCCATTAGCTAGAGTTGGTATAGGTCGGTCCAAATCAATCAGAGTGCGCTATAACGCGACCTACCGCTTTGTGCACCCTCTGAAGGAATTCAATCTCCACCTCCAACTGCTCGAGCTGTTTCTCCAGGGCGATGCGCTGAGAGGTGGCTCTGTCCACATCCTGAAAACCGAAAACCATATAGCGGCACACAATGGCATGAATGGCACGTTGATGTTTATTAGGCAATTTTGGCTAACAGTGATTAAACAGCCTCTCACCGGACGGAATGCTTCGATCTCCATCTCGGCCCGCCTCCTCAGCTCAACTGCTTCCTCGTATTTGACTTTGGTTATCTCCAGTTGACCTGCCATGGCCTCTTTGCCAGCTAAGGCTTGGTCCTGTAAACCAAAACACATATTAACCTGTGGTATAAAGGTAACAAGCCGATAATAACTTATTGGCTGTCAGCCGTGTCACCATATTGGACTCATTCCAATTCTCCCTatcctcctctgtgtgtgtgttttctgttttctgcGAGGTAAACAATAAAAAAGGTGACGGTGATGACGTGTGGATTAAGTCATTCCATCTCACCCGCTGCATTCTCATCTGATCTGCAATCCTCTTCAGATCTCTCAGCTGATCCTCATAGAGTTTGCGCAGGCCCGACGGCTTCACGAACCGGTTCTGGATGCCGTCAATCTCCATCTCCAACAACTTGTTCTGCTGCTCCAGGGACCGAACCTTTTAAGAGAATGACAATGGCAGGGTATGAATTATCATCAAATTCACCAGGGCCCCTCACTTGAATATGCTCGCTGCCCAAATACGTGGGAATAATGAGCAACTCCGTCTCCACAGCCAGAAGGCTGCATGCCTGTATGGCACACTCAAGCAAGCAAGTAGTCTAATTAGACAAATTCCATCAAATAAACATTGTTCCTCTACTTATGGGCGGCAGAATATCGCACAGATGTTAAAGAATATTGGCTGTGGCACTGAGGCAATGTAGCCGGCCAGAACCCACACACAATAGCACATCCACGTGTGAAGAACAGCTATGTATAGGCTATGGCTTACTAGAAAGTGCCTTTCTCTAATATGAAAGGCACAAAAACAGCAAGTTCATCCCCATATGTTGCGTCAATTAGTCTGTGCGCCTTGTGTGTGAGCAAAGCGTGGTGAGTGCTTACCTTCTCAATGTAAATAGCAAGTCTGTCGTTCAATACGACCATCTCCTGCCGCTCACCACTGCGCGTGCTGAGGAATACTTTGTTCTCGGCAGCAGATGCGTCCAGGTCCACCGGGGCCCCGTTGCCATAGCCCACACATGCCAATGTTCCCACATTCCCGCTAAAACGACAGACAGTTCAACACTCACCGCTTGACCTGGAGATAACTGACATCACTTTGTTATTCTGTGAACGTCAAGACATAACGTCAACATGAAATGTTATTGTCACTTGCATGTCATATCAGAGCCACATGGTTGATCGATGGCTTGTCACAATCTTTTATTAATTCCCAGGTGCCACATTTGTTCCTACTCTGATGTCAGATGCAAAACAATGTTTTGGCTGGGCTGAAGACGTCTATATCCATCCGCTAATTCTGGACTAgtaaggcccagtgcactactttttgtgataaaaacaacaacaatacaatacaatacagtaatgTACATTGACATTAAGTAGTTTGTAAAGATGATCAATTAATACTTCACAAAAAGTGGTTGTATTCCTTGTTATTTGTTTGTGTATTTCCCATAACTTTGCACCTTTTGATGTAAATTTTGATGAATAGGGTTTTGTTCTTTAttgattccattagaatgacaatcgcagagaaagggacagggcaaCAACTCTTACACTTCCAACTATTGAATCCTGCAAAATACTTTTCTTAATTATACAacttttttgtctttttttttttacaaaccgTAATTTATAGATTTGTAAAATTCAGattttcagggggtgctgcaaCACCCACAAATCCCACAGCTATGGCCTACAGCTGTTACAAATTAAAATAATTCATTTGAATAAAATGTATGTTCTTCTCATGGATGTGAGCTATTTTGCTGTTTttgaaatgtattgaatttagtaTCTTCCAGTGTTTAGGCCTACctacttatttatttattgatccTTAAAACCTAAAATTCACAATAATATAAAGAGTTGTAAATTATTTAgatgttagtcctgtaggctaaTAGTTATGTGGAAAATTGACACAGGCCTTACTTTTTGACAACTAAAAGTTTCTCTATTCGTTTTAATCAACTGATGCCTTCGACTTGCATCAAAAATACATTCAGAAATAGGCTAGTACTGCACAATAAGAAACAATTACAACTGTGGTTTgtgtaagagagggagaggtggtggaTTATAAATTGTCTGTGGTTCCACTATCTAAGAGTTCATTTGCTTGATGGTGTTTTTAATTGCTTGATAACAATAAAGGTCGCCTATCAACTCTGAAAGACAGGCTTGTCTCTAGCGCAATTAGACGGGAAAATGTATTTCACAGAGTGAAGGAGAATTCGATGTGTTATGTCTGTCAGGAAGAAGTCTTTGAGTCATCTGCCAGTAAGGAGACAAAGTGGCTTATAGCCTCAGAAGAGCAGTAAGAGGAGGGGAGGTACATACACTGTTGACagcaacatatcatctatcttgTACTGTAATAACTGCCTGTGTTTTGGTGGTAATGTAACAAGTCGCTTTCTGTAAATTCACAAATAGAATACTTGTGGTGTATCAGCAGTGTGTAATCTCACACTCTCTTTTTAAGATGTTACCTATATTTTATCAGCTGTATCTATATAACCTTTATTACTCACTACTATGCCAAACCGAACCATACTGTGCCTTACTGGGCTTGAACATTTGAGTAAAGCCACAGATTGGACAATGAATCAGATATTTCACAGGATGTGTAAATGTGTAGTATCCGGtcggcgtttccactcactaccaaatatggtgatgaaagggaaagggggatacctagtcagttgtgcaactgaatgccttcaactgaaatgtgtccacatttaacctaacccctctgaatcagagaggtgcgggggtgctgccataatcgacattcCATGTCtttggcgcccggggaacagtgggttaactgccttgctcaggggttgaacgacagatttttaccttgtcagcttggggattggATCCAgccacctttcggttactggcccgacgctctaaccacttttTTTTGACATTCTACAAATTTTCTCCtcaatgaaacatttgatcttaatgcagttttctgtttccaaaactagaaCCTGTAACAAACAGAGTGGACCACGTTTTGTAGACTTTATCCTTTGGCCAAGTTTGTAAAAATGGcattgtttagaaggagtgcatGGGCCAATTGAGTTACAGTATTGCACATAAGCACTTCAGAGGGTAGGCGTTCCctgaaatatgcaaataaatgctcAAATGCACCAGTAGGAACTCGCTAGCTCATGCTTGACTCttcccacctccttgcttgttctgcccactatgattaatttgctcccattggaaacGGCAGGCTCTgctctatcttgggttagttataaagATCTTTGGTATAGCCCTAGCAACTACGGTGGATGCAGAACCAGGCCAGCTCAGTTTGGCTTAGTTATGTGAAAAGGCTATTAGTGTACAGGGTGGAGTGAGCATCTTACCCAGCCATGCGGGCGTTACGTGAGGTGGAGACGGTCCTTCTGCCCATGGTCTGGGCCTGCATTCTGCTGGCTCCGGCACTGGGTGAGTAGTTGGCTGACTGGTGGCGGTTAACTCTCCGGGTCGGGGATGGGCTGGACACCCTAACCTGGTAGGAGGATGAGCTGCTGCTGTCCTCAAAGTGGCGTCGGTAGGACGAAATCCTCTCAGGGCTGCGACTCATGTTGGTGGTAGCTCGGGTTTGCTTTTGTTCTCTGGAGTTGGTCAGTCTTCACCTATGGGACCTCTGCTGCTTTTGATGTGCACTAGCTCCATCGCCTGAGACTCTTTATAGTCCACACGGCCTGGCTTAGCCCAGCCCAAAGGCATGGCCTGGCCCAACCCAACACATGAGCCAAGACCTCTGGAATCTCTAACCTCAGCACCACAGTGGGCCAGACCTGCCATGACATTCAGACATCTGCCAGCACCCTGCGAGGAGCTGAATAGGGGCTATGAAACAGAAAGGCAGATAGAACAGAGGCAGCGCTAGCAGGGCCCATTAGGCAGTAGTTGCGTCCAACAGCAGTCACTGATGTAATCTGCTccgatggggcaggggggctttAATTGCATGCAGAGCACAGGGCCAGGGGATGACCCGATGAGGTCAGGCTGGCTTCAGAGGGACAGGACAAGGGGTTGCCTGAGATTT is from Oncorhynchus gorbuscha isolate QuinsamMale2020 ecotype Even-year linkage group LG19, OgorEven_v1.0, whole genome shotgun sequence and encodes:
- the LOC124004871 gene encoding glial fibrillary acidic protein-like, which codes for MSRSPERISSYRRHFEDSSSSSSYQVRVSSPSPTRRVNRHQSANYSPSAGASRMQAQTMGRRTVSTSRNARMAGGNVGTLACVGYGNGAPVDLDASAAENKVFLSTRSGERQEMVVLNDRLAIYIEKVRSLEQQNKLLEMEIDGIQNRFVKPSGLRKLYEDQLRDLKRIADQMRMQRDQALAGKEAMAGQLEITKVKYEEAVELRRRAEMEIEAFRPDVDRATSQRIALEKQLEQLEVEIEFLQRVHKAEIEELLKMIYAAHSSAQSAYDLPDISGALKQIQAQYDEIAAKNLQEMDSWYKSKFEDLNNKTTKHVDIVRSVREEVAGAKKDILNKERGLEALKTKNEALEAQIREAQEKYKKELEDLQARIEALKEELKSTKSKIALHLREYQDLLNMKMALEIEITTYRKLIEGEDLRLTTMVGTMSIMSSSSSSMSAGMSVGTAGGIGPGGSGGGMGGGMGGAGSLGGMGAGGMGAGGMGAGGRGGAGSIGGGMGAGGIGAKGVGAGGVGAGGLGAGGMGGGMDGGGIGAVANGAKGMGAGAMGPGGNGGGMGKGAGDYGYGASMEYSHEEQAVEMTERRTVLIRTVKSEDETLESDTKEQTYIISGAADDSDEE